One Mycolicibacterium fortuitum subsp. fortuitum genomic window carries:
- a CDS encoding FAD-binding oxidoreductase: protein MTLTDVAHDGLDDALDGLRAHVAAPVALPGEVGYERGTPWNSAATVQPAAVVLAATAYDIANTVGFAAARGYRVAVQATGHGAMVVAPDTILVLTSEMTGVTVDPVARTARVAAGATWQQVLDAAAPHGLAGLGGSAPSVGVVGFLTGAGIGPLVRTFGLSSDYVRSFELVTGAGELLRATPEENAELFWGLRGGKSTLGIVTSVEIDLLPIAEFYGGAVYFDGADAGIVLREWAGWCADLPESVSTSIALQQLPPMPGVPEPLAGRLTVAVRYAAVGDFAEAERLLAPMRAVATPVLDTVAVMPYAAIGAVHADPVDPLPIFEHHTLLRELTAETVEVLLAAAGPDSGSVQTIVEVRMLGGALAREGRHRSAFCHRDAAFAVSTIGVLVPPIADAVVPQAGALIVALSPWSSGGQLANFAPSEDAGRAARVYDEETRHWLAALADRHDPAGVFRCGPVIRSMG, encoded by the coding sequence ATGACCCTGACCGATGTCGCCCACGACGGCCTCGACGACGCCCTGGACGGTCTGCGCGCCCACGTCGCCGCACCGGTGGCACTGCCGGGGGAAGTCGGCTACGAGCGGGGCACCCCGTGGAATTCGGCGGCCACCGTGCAGCCTGCCGCAGTGGTGCTGGCGGCCACCGCCTACGACATCGCCAACACCGTGGGCTTCGCGGCGGCCAGAGGCTACCGGGTCGCCGTCCAGGCCACCGGCCACGGCGCCATGGTGGTGGCCCCCGACACGATCCTGGTGCTGACCTCTGAGATGACCGGTGTCACCGTCGATCCCGTGGCGCGTACCGCGCGGGTGGCGGCCGGGGCCACGTGGCAACAGGTGCTCGACGCGGCCGCCCCGCACGGGCTGGCCGGGCTGGGCGGTTCGGCCCCCAGCGTCGGCGTCGTGGGATTTCTCACCGGCGCAGGCATCGGGCCGTTGGTCCGCACTTTCGGGTTGTCGTCGGACTACGTGCGGTCGTTCGAGTTGGTCACCGGGGCGGGGGAGTTGCTGCGTGCCACGCCGGAGGAGAACGCGGAGCTGTTCTGGGGTCTGCGCGGCGGAAAGTCCACGCTGGGTATCGTCACCTCGGTCGAGATAGATCTGCTGCCGATCGCCGAGTTCTACGGTGGCGCCGTGTATTTCGACGGTGCAGACGCCGGCATTGTCCTCCGCGAGTGGGCGGGTTGGTGTGCCGACCTGCCCGAGTCGGTATCGACATCCATTGCACTGCAACAGCTTCCGCCGATGCCCGGCGTTCCGGAACCGTTGGCCGGCCGCCTGACCGTGGCGGTGCGGTACGCGGCCGTCGGCGATTTCGCCGAGGCCGAGCGGTTACTGGCGCCGATGCGCGCAGTCGCGACCCCGGTGCTCGATACCGTCGCGGTGATGCCCTATGCCGCTATCGGCGCCGTGCACGCCGATCCGGTGGATCCGTTGCCGATCTTCGAGCACCACACGCTGTTGCGGGAACTGACCGCGGAGACGGTCGAGGTGCTGCTGGCCGCGGCCGGGCCTGATTCGGGCTCGGTGCAGACGATCGTGGAAGTCCGGATGTTGGGTGGGGCGCTGGCCCGTGAGGGACGGCACCGCAGCGCGTTCTGCCATCGCGACGCCGCTTTCGCGGTGAGCACCATCGGGGTCCTGGTGCCCCCGATTGCCGATGCCGTGGTGCCGCAGGCCGGCGCGCTCATCGTGGCCCTGTCGCCATGGTCCAGCGGCGGCCAGCTCGCCAATTTCGCACCGTCGGAGGATGCGGGCCGCGCCGCCCGCGTCTATGACGAAGAGACCCGGCACTGGTTGGCCGCCCTGGCCGATCGGCATGACCCGGCAGGGGTGTTCCGGTGCGGTCCGGTGATTCGATCCATGGGCTGA
- a CDS encoding DHA2 family efflux MFS transporter permease subunit, with the protein MTTGPSTGEIAAHPRTQSSANVIIALLVGSTFVMILNETIMSVALPALIVDLDISASTAQWLTSGFLLTMAVVIPMSGSLLQRFPVRSIYLTSMSLFCAGTLVAALAPGFAVLLVGRIVQACGTAVMMPLLMTTVMMLIPADRRGQMMGTISIVIAVAPAIGPTLSGFILGSLDWRWMFWIVLPIALSAASAGLVWLRVDDEREEPTPIDPVSVPLSAIAFAGLVFGLSLLGESAHGPQLVPAWVPMIIGAVAMVAFGARQIQLQRRDRAFLDLRPFTYRRFSVSLGLVVLGFMGLFGAIIMVPLYVQDVLKQSALVAGLATLPGGLLMGLAGPLVGRAYDRHGARVLVVPGSLMLCASLCGFTLLSAASPVWELVVLQTIMMVGLSMMFTPLMTDALGVLPDRLYSHGSAILTTLQQVGGAAGTALFVTVMTKASHSGGAPDLPGVHAAFMAAAVISMFAVIGSFFTAPRPSPAGGTPTH; encoded by the coding sequence ATGACGACGGGCCCGAGCACCGGGGAGATTGCGGCGCATCCGCGCACCCAGTCGAGCGCCAATGTCATCATCGCGCTGCTGGTCGGTTCGACGTTCGTGATGATCCTCAACGAGACGATCATGAGCGTCGCGTTGCCTGCCCTGATCGTCGATCTGGACATCTCCGCGAGCACGGCGCAATGGCTGACCAGTGGCTTCTTGCTGACGATGGCCGTGGTGATCCCGATGTCAGGTTCGCTGCTGCAGCGCTTCCCGGTGCGCAGCATCTACCTGACATCGATGTCGTTGTTCTGCGCGGGCACACTGGTGGCCGCGCTGGCGCCGGGATTCGCGGTGCTGCTGGTGGGCCGCATCGTGCAGGCCTGCGGTACCGCGGTGATGATGCCGCTGTTGATGACGACGGTCATGATGCTGATCCCGGCCGACCGGCGCGGACAGATGATGGGCACCATCTCGATCGTCATCGCGGTCGCGCCCGCGATCGGGCCGACGCTGTCGGGCTTCATCCTGGGTTCGCTCGATTGGCGCTGGATGTTCTGGATCGTGCTGCCGATCGCACTGTCCGCGGCGAGCGCCGGTCTGGTGTGGCTGCGTGTCGACGACGAACGGGAGGAACCGACGCCGATCGATCCCGTCTCGGTACCGCTGTCGGCGATCGCTTTCGCGGGCTTGGTGTTCGGGTTGTCGCTGTTGGGTGAATCCGCACACGGCCCGCAGTTGGTACCGGCATGGGTGCCGATGATCATCGGTGCGGTGGCGATGGTGGCATTCGGTGCGCGGCAGATCCAGCTGCAACGACGCGATCGCGCGTTCCTCGATCTGCGGCCGTTCACCTATCGGCGGTTTTCGGTATCGCTGGGTCTGGTGGTCTTGGGCTTCATGGGGCTGTTCGGGGCCATCATCATGGTGCCGCTCTATGTCCAGGACGTGCTGAAGCAGAGTGCACTGGTCGCCGGGTTGGCGACCCTTCCGGGCGGGCTGTTGATGGGTTTGGCCGGCCCGTTGGTCGGGCGGGCCTATGACCGCCACGGTGCTCGGGTACTCGTCGTGCCCGGGTCGTTGATGCTGTGCGCGTCCCTGTGCGGTTTCACCTTGCTGTCAGCGGCGTCACCGGTGTGGGAACTGGTTGTCCTGCAGACGATCATGATGGTGGGCTTGTCGATGATGTTCACGCCGTTGATGACTGACGCGCTCGGAGTCCTGCCTGACCGGCTCTACTCGCACGGAAGTGCCATCTTGACGACGCTGCAGCAGGTGGGTGGCGCGGCGGGCACCGCGTTGTTCGTGACGGTGATGACCAAGGCGTCCCACTCGGGCGGGGCGCCCGACCTGCCCGGCGTGCATGCGGCCTTCATGGCCGCCGCGGTGATCAGCATGTTCGCCGTGATCGGTTCGTTCTTCACCGCGCCGCGCCCGAGTCCCGCGGGCGGTACGCCGACGCATTAG
- a CDS encoding SDR family oxidoreductase — MGKVIVITGAGSGIGRATARVLLEAGHHVVLAGRRAETLKTVADGHPNARVVPTDVTESASVRALFADAVSTFGRVDVLFNNAGVFGPSASIADLDDEQWHATWRTNVDGAVFCAREAARVMAAQLPRGGRIINNGSISAHRPRPRSLAYTVTKHAMSGLTASMLLDLRDIDICVTQIDIGNAATDMTAGFSHQTLQADGSLAAEPTFDVEHVARAVAHLVDLPLEVSVPSLTVMARAMPYFGRG, encoded by the coding sequence ATGGGCAAAGTCATCGTCATCACCGGCGCGGGCAGTGGTATCGGCCGCGCCACGGCCCGGGTGCTGCTGGAGGCCGGGCATCACGTGGTGCTGGCGGGTCGTCGCGCCGAGACACTGAAGACCGTCGCCGACGGTCACCCGAACGCCCGCGTCGTGCCTACCGACGTCACGGAGTCAGCCTCGGTGCGGGCGCTGTTCGCCGATGCGGTCTCGACGTTCGGCCGGGTGGACGTGTTGTTCAACAACGCGGGGGTGTTCGGGCCGTCGGCATCGATTGCCGATCTCGACGATGAACAGTGGCATGCCACGTGGCGCACTAATGTCGACGGTGCGGTGTTCTGTGCGCGGGAAGCCGCCCGCGTCATGGCCGCCCAATTACCGCGGGGCGGGCGGATCATCAACAACGGATCCATCTCGGCGCACCGTCCCCGTCCGAGAAGCCTGGCCTACACGGTCACCAAACACGCGATGAGTGGGCTGACGGCATCAATGTTGTTGGACCTGCGCGATATCGACATCTGCGTCACCCAGATCGACATCGGAAATGCCGCGACCGACATGACCGCCGGGTTCAGCCACCAGACGCTTCAGGCGGACGGAAGTCTTGCGGCTGAGCCGACTTTCGACGTCGAGCATGTCGCCCGCGCCGTGGCGCACCTCGTCGATCTGCCGCTGGAGGTGTCGGTGCCGTCCCTGACGGTGATGGCCCGCGCCATGCCGTACTTCGGCCGCGGATGA
- a CDS encoding PucR family transcriptional regulator produces MALTVRDLTGVDSLGLTLVAGADGAGREISWAHAIELTDPTPYLAGGELVMTTGINIGADAEAQSAYVARLAEAGIAALAVDTGTTIADVPAAVRAAGDKLGVPVLEVPASTPFIAIARVVIDALQADELRSVQRVVDDQEVLARATLRGGIPGVVDALAGCLSATVVVVDTDGTVLAAAGDAKERLIAVLSEQDRPTRRHGAYVTADGDAYVTFQNLRAAQPVRGRLAVRTSAPMSNTDRFLVAHAVSLISIAIEKPARVVDAEQLLRTAVTREMLSGAGAVDGAVLRYFGFEADVEVVVATFTGAGPLLAAEHVLGRVLSSFLMAPMGDEIVIVVPAAGSRRRIRAVVEDLEQQTGAPVSGGMSRPVKPTDLHLGLEQARIAAHSSGGRFSEFGDLSPMSMLLAGRSTAELRVLAASLDALDDGDELIPTLAAFLGRNGQMEAAAAELAVHRHTMRNRMRRIRQLLGDDLESADSRAQLWLALKAWQLLASRRSG; encoded by the coding sequence GTGGCGCTCACCGTGCGGGATCTCACCGGGGTCGACAGTCTCGGTCTGACCCTTGTGGCCGGAGCGGACGGTGCCGGCCGGGAGATTTCCTGGGCGCATGCGATCGAGCTGACCGACCCGACCCCGTATCTGGCCGGTGGTGAATTGGTCATGACGACGGGCATCAACATCGGCGCCGACGCCGAAGCGCAATCGGCCTATGTGGCACGCCTGGCCGAGGCCGGGATCGCGGCGCTGGCCGTCGACACCGGCACCACGATTGCCGACGTTCCGGCGGCGGTGCGCGCTGCCGGGGACAAGTTGGGCGTTCCGGTGCTTGAGGTGCCCGCCTCGACGCCGTTCATCGCGATCGCCCGGGTGGTGATTGACGCGTTGCAGGCCGACGAACTGCGCTCGGTGCAGCGGGTGGTCGACGACCAGGAGGTGCTGGCCCGGGCAACTCTGCGCGGCGGCATCCCTGGCGTGGTGGACGCGCTGGCTGGCTGCCTGTCGGCGACGGTGGTGGTGGTCGATACCGACGGCACCGTGTTGGCGGCCGCGGGCGACGCCAAGGAGCGGCTGATCGCGGTGCTGAGCGAGCAGGATCGCCCGACGCGCAGGCACGGCGCCTATGTCACCGCTGACGGCGATGCCTACGTCACCTTCCAGAATCTCCGGGCCGCTCAGCCCGTTCGTGGCCGGCTGGCGGTCCGCACGTCTGCCCCGATGTCCAACACCGACCGCTTCCTGGTCGCCCATGCCGTGTCCCTGATCTCCATCGCGATCGAGAAACCGGCCCGGGTGGTCGACGCCGAGCAGCTGCTGCGGACCGCCGTGACCCGCGAGATGCTTTCCGGCGCAGGCGCTGTGGACGGCGCGGTGTTGCGCTACTTCGGATTTGAGGCCGACGTCGAGGTCGTGGTGGCCACGTTCACCGGCGCGGGGCCGCTGCTGGCAGCCGAGCACGTACTGGGCCGGGTGCTGAGCTCATTTCTGATGGCGCCGATGGGGGACGAGATTGTCATCGTGGTTCCGGCGGCCGGGAGCCGACGTCGGATTCGCGCCGTCGTCGAGGATCTCGAACAGCAGACCGGTGCGCCGGTCAGCGGTGGGATGAGCCGGCCGGTGAAGCCGACCGATCTGCACCTGGGCTTGGAACAGGCACGCATCGCCGCCCATTCCAGCGGCGGGCGGTTCAGTGAATTCGGTGACCTCAGCCCGATGTCCATGCTGCTCGCCGGCCGCAGCACCGCCGAATTGCGCGTGCTGGCAGCATCATTGGATGCACTGGACGACGGAGACGAGCTGATCCCCACTCTCGCAGCTTTCCTCGGCCGCAACGGCCAGATGGAGGCGGCGGCCGCCGAGCTCGCGGTCCACCGCCACACCATGCGCAACCGGATGCGGCGCATCCGTCAACTGTTGGGCGATGACCTCGAGTCGGCCGATTCCCGGGCGCAGCTGTGGCTCGCGCTCAAGGCCTGGCAGCTGCTGGCGTCTCGCCGGTCGGGCTGA
- a CDS encoding acyl-CoA dehydrogenase family protein, producing MTATATPAAEKSTYRPLELFDTDRLLDQDERDIAATVRQFVDTRLKPNIEGWFESATLPRELAKEFGTLGVLGMHLQGYGCAGTNAVSYGLACMELEAGDSGFRSFVSVQGSLSMFSIYRYGSEEQKQHWLPRLATGEAIGCFGLTEPDFGSNPAGMRTRARRDGTDWVLNGTKMWITNGNLADVATVWAHTDDGIRGFVVPTDTPGFTANEIHRKLSLRASITSELVLDNVRLPASAQLPLAEGLSAPLSCLNEARFGIVFGALGAARDSLQTAIDYAGSREVFDKPLSSYQLTQQKLANMTVELGKGMLLAIHLGRIKDAEGARPEQISLGKLNNVREALAIARECRTLLGGSGITLEYSPLRHANNLESVLTYEGTSEMHLLSIGKALTGQAAFR from the coding sequence ATGACCGCCACCGCCACACCGGCAGCTGAGAAGTCCACCTATCGGCCGTTGGAGTTGTTCGATACCGATCGGTTGCTCGATCAGGATGAGCGCGACATCGCCGCCACGGTCCGCCAGTTCGTCGACACCCGGCTCAAGCCGAACATCGAGGGCTGGTTCGAATCAGCCACCCTGCCCCGGGAGTTGGCCAAGGAATTCGGCACCCTGGGGGTGCTGGGCATGCACCTGCAAGGCTACGGCTGTGCGGGCACCAACGCCGTCAGCTACGGCCTGGCCTGCATGGAACTGGAAGCCGGCGACAGCGGATTCCGCAGCTTCGTCTCCGTCCAGGGCTCACTGTCGATGTTCTCCATCTACCGCTACGGCTCCGAAGAACAAAAACAGCACTGGCTGCCCCGGCTGGCCACCGGTGAGGCCATCGGCTGCTTCGGGTTGACCGAACCCGACTTCGGCTCCAACCCCGCCGGCATGCGCACCCGCGCCCGCCGCGACGGCACCGACTGGGTGCTCAACGGCACCAAGATGTGGATCACCAACGGCAACCTCGCCGACGTGGCCACCGTGTGGGCCCACACCGACGACGGCATCCGGGGCTTTGTGGTGCCCACCGACACCCCCGGCTTCACCGCCAACGAAATCCACCGCAAGCTGTCCCTGCGCGCCTCGATCACCTCCGAACTGGTACTGGACAACGTCCGGCTGCCCGCCTCGGCGCAACTACCCCTGGCCGAAGGACTGTCCGCCCCGCTGTCCTGCCTCAACGAAGCCCGGTTCGGCATCGTGTTCGGCGCCCTGGGCGCCGCCCGGGACAGCCTGCAGACCGCGATCGACTACGCCGGCTCGCGTGAGGTGTTCGACAAACCCTTGTCCAGCTACCAGCTCACCCAGCAAAAGCTGGCCAACATGACCGTCGAACTCGGCAAGGGCATGCTGCTGGCCATCCACCTGGGCCGCATCAAAGACGCCGAGGGCGCCCGGCCCGAGCAGATCAGCCTGGGCAAGCTCAACAACGTGCGCGAAGCCCTGGCCATCGCCCGCGAATGCCGCACCCTGCTCGGCGGCAGCGGCATCACCCTCGAATACTCACCACTGCGCCACGCCAACAACCTCGAATCGGTCCTCACCTACGAAGGCACCTCCGAAATGCACCTGCTGTCCATCGGCAAAGCACTAACCGGCCAAGCAGCCTTCCGCTGA
- a CDS encoding acyltransferase family protein, with protein sequence MQVIVGDPVVVPSAARRVRDDLIGLSGVAVVMVVICHFWFGRACGGLDVLLVLSGFFIGRRVLRGIGASGPQALAAELGRVVRWMVPPLVWVLAVCAVLTLLVQPQTRWEPFADQTLASLGFYQNWQLLQSADDYVQAGETVTPLHHLWALSVLGQFTLALFVLAGVVTAVTARRGRGARPAIIVAVSAVAMAASLYYAVTTQPVNPMLAYYSTASRAWELLAGVLAAALVAGPVGRVRWSGWLRAGVASVGLLVVLVCGVLTDRTVQAPGVWTVIPVAATVLVIASAAQQVPPRANEFLRSGPLVAVGAMAYPLYLWHWPLLIFWLATINDDSVGLTGGAAVAAAAVLLAWLTAWSARTCRRARWYRLARQWAVPGAAVLLVASALVTSSLLWRGHVALARSSGAELGMLAVRDYPGAQALTENYRVAKLPMRPSVLEADDDIPPSSIDRCVTGFTGVDVVTCVYGDPKGTRTIALAGGSHSEHWLTALHQIGRQHGFKVTTYLKFGCPLTTKAMPIIAGSFDKYPSCRTWSDNALAQIIADRPDYVFFTATRPILNGPGDYVPDYYLGIWDELSANGIPMLGMRDTPWMIRDGWFFSPVDCLSKGGDADTCGLPRSEALSQRNPALDHLADYPLMKLLDLSDAVCGPSTCRAVEGNVLVYHDAHHLSATYVRTLTTELARQMSDALGWW encoded by the coding sequence GTGCAGGTGATTGTTGGCGATCCGGTCGTCGTTCCCTCCGCTGCGCGGCGGGTTCGCGACGACCTGATCGGGTTGAGCGGCGTGGCCGTCGTCATGGTCGTCATCTGCCACTTCTGGTTCGGGCGCGCGTGTGGCGGACTGGATGTCCTACTGGTTTTGTCCGGCTTCTTCATCGGTCGCCGCGTCTTGCGCGGCATCGGTGCGTCCGGCCCGCAGGCGCTGGCCGCCGAGTTGGGCCGCGTTGTCCGTTGGATGGTGCCGCCGCTGGTTTGGGTGCTGGCCGTATGCGCGGTGTTGACGCTGCTTGTCCAGCCGCAGACCAGGTGGGAGCCATTCGCCGATCAGACCCTGGCCAGCCTGGGCTTCTACCAGAACTGGCAATTGCTCCAGTCGGCCGATGACTATGTGCAGGCCGGCGAGACGGTGACCCCGTTGCATCACCTGTGGGCGCTGTCGGTGCTGGGTCAGTTCACCCTCGCGTTGTTTGTGCTGGCCGGCGTGGTCACGGCGGTGACGGCGCGTCGGGGTCGTGGCGCGCGCCCCGCCATCATCGTCGCGGTGTCCGCCGTCGCGATGGCGGCCTCGCTCTACTACGCGGTCACGACGCAGCCGGTCAACCCGATGCTCGCTTACTACAGCACCGCCTCTCGGGCCTGGGAGCTGTTGGCCGGGGTACTCGCCGCGGCCTTGGTGGCGGGGCCGGTCGGCCGGGTGCGGTGGTCCGGCTGGCTGCGTGCCGGTGTTGCCTCGGTCGGGTTGTTGGTAGTGCTGGTGTGCGGCGTGCTCACCGACCGGACGGTGCAGGCGCCGGGCGTCTGGACCGTGATCCCGGTCGCGGCGACGGTGCTGGTGATCGCCAGCGCGGCCCAGCAGGTGCCGCCGCGGGCAAACGAATTCTTGCGCAGCGGGCCGCTGGTGGCCGTAGGTGCCATGGCTTACCCGCTGTACCTGTGGCACTGGCCGTTGCTGATCTTCTGGCTGGCCACCATCAATGACGATTCCGTCGGTCTGACCGGTGGCGCTGCGGTGGCCGCGGCCGCAGTGCTGTTGGCGTGGCTCACCGCGTGGTCGGCCAGAACGTGCCGGCGCGCGCGGTGGTACCGGCTGGCCCGGCAGTGGGCGGTACCGGGTGCGGCGGTATTGCTGGTGGCTTCGGCGCTGGTGACGTCATCGCTGTTGTGGCGCGGGCATGTCGCGCTGGCCCGCTCCAGCGGAGCGGAGCTGGGCATGCTCGCGGTTCGCGACTATCCGGGCGCCCAGGCGCTCACCGAGAATTACCGGGTTGCCAAACTGCCGATGCGGCCGAGCGTGCTGGAGGCCGATGACGACATCCCGCCGTCCTCGATCGACCGTTGCGTCACGGGGTTCACCGGTGTCGACGTGGTTACCTGTGTGTACGGAGATCCCAAGGGCACCCGCACGATTGCGTTGGCGGGTGGGTCACATTCCGAGCACTGGTTGACGGCGCTGCATCAGATCGGGCGCCAACACGGCTTCAAGGTGACCACTTACCTGAAGTTCGGTTGTCCGCTGACCACCAAGGCGATGCCGATCATCGCGGGATCGTTCGACAAATACCCGTCCTGTCGGACGTGGTCGGACAACGCGCTGGCGCAGATCATCGCCGACCGGCCGGACTACGTGTTCTTCACCGCCACGCGCCCGATCCTCAACGGCCCGGGTGACTATGTGCCCGACTACTATCTGGGTATCTGGGATGAGTTGTCCGCCAACGGAATTCCGATGCTAGGTATGCGTGACACGCCGTGGATGATCCGCGACGGGTGGTTCTTCTCACCCGTGGACTGTCTGTCCAAGGGGGGCGACGCCGACACCTGTGGATTGCCCCGTAGCGAGGCGTTGTCCCAGCGCAATCCGGCCCTCGACCACCTCGCCGACTATCCGCTGATGAAGCTTCTGGACCTCAGCGATGCGGTGTGCGGGCCGTCGACGTGCCGCGCGGTGGAGGGCAATGTGTTGGTGTACCACGATGCCCACCACCTGTCGGCGACTTACGTACGCACGCTCACCACCGAGTTGGCGCGGCAGATGTCCGACGCCCTCGGATGGTGGTAG
- a CDS encoding nitroreductase family deazaflavin-dependent oxidoreductase produces MSEHAELSPTDWVREQTQRILEQGTTDGVEVLDRPIVLFTTTGAKSGKKRYVPLMRVEENGRYAMVASKGGAPEHPSWYFNVKANPAVTVQDGDKTVSLTARELSGDEREHWWKLAVEAYPPYAEYQTNTDRQIPVFIVE; encoded by the coding sequence GTGAGTGAACATGCCGAACTGAGCCCGACCGACTGGGTACGCGAGCAGACCCAACGCATTCTGGAACAAGGCACCACCGACGGCGTCGAGGTGCTCGACCGCCCGATCGTGCTGTTCACGACGACGGGCGCCAAGTCCGGCAAGAAGCGGTACGTCCCGCTGATGCGCGTGGAGGAGAACGGCCGCTATGCGATGGTGGCCTCCAAGGGCGGTGCTCCCGAGCATCCGTCGTGGTACTTCAACGTCAAGGCCAACCCTGCCGTGACGGTGCAGGACGGCGACAAGACCGTGTCGCTGACCGCCCGCGAGTTGTCCGGCGACGAGCGCGAGCACTGGTGGAAACTGGCCGTCGAGGCCTACCCGCCCTACGCCGAGTACCAGACCAACACCGACCGTCAGATCCCGGTCTTCATCGTCGAATGA
- a CDS encoding Cmx/CmrA family chloramphenicol efflux MFS transporter has product MPVAIWIIGVAIFAQGTSELMLAGLLPEMSADLGVTVPQAGLLVSVFALGMLIGAPVLAVLTLRWPRRHAMLAFLAIFVLAHIAGALTGSYAVLLAVRFVAAFVYAGFWAVGAGTAMSLVTPDRRGRAMSIVAGGLTVATVIGLPAGTWIGQNLGWRGAFWAVAALSTLAAGAVLAAVPAGRPGAAPPMADELRGLAVPRLWLSYAMTAVGTAALLGTFTYLGAMLVTTSGLGSEWVPVVLFGYGVGALAGMAVGGYAADRWPRGVLLVGFGALCVVLAAIAVVSHHALWVGALTVLLGLTGFGTNPALNSRVFALGASAPTLTAAGTTSAFNVGIALGPWLAGMALTAGFGYPVVPWIGAGLAVIALALLAGDAALARAARPRPSPQTLVPCRT; this is encoded by the coding sequence ATGCCGGTCGCGATCTGGATCATCGGCGTTGCGATATTCGCCCAGGGCACAAGCGAACTCATGTTGGCCGGCCTGCTGCCCGAGATGTCCGCCGATCTCGGTGTGACGGTTCCACAGGCCGGCCTGCTGGTCTCGGTGTTCGCACTCGGCATGCTGATCGGTGCACCCGTCCTCGCCGTGCTCACCCTGCGCTGGCCGCGCCGGCACGCCATGCTGGCATTTCTGGCGATCTTCGTGCTCGCGCACATCGCCGGTGCTCTCACCGGCTCCTATGCGGTGCTGCTGGCGGTGAGGTTCGTCGCGGCGTTCGTCTACGCCGGCTTCTGGGCGGTCGGCGCGGGTACCGCGATGTCACTGGTCACCCCCGACCGGCGCGGCCGCGCCATGAGTATCGTCGCCGGCGGACTGACCGTCGCCACGGTCATCGGGCTGCCCGCAGGCACCTGGATCGGTCAGAATCTGGGCTGGCGCGGCGCGTTCTGGGCCGTCGCAGCCCTGTCCACCTTGGCTGCGGGCGCCGTCCTGGCCGCAGTCCCGGCAGGACGGCCCGGCGCCGCACCGCCGATGGCCGACGAGTTGCGCGGACTTGCCGTTCCGCGGCTGTGGTTGTCCTACGCCATGACAGCGGTCGGGACCGCGGCATTGCTCGGTACCTTCACCTATCTCGGCGCCATGCTGGTCACCACCAGCGGTCTGGGGTCCGAATGGGTGCCGGTGGTCTTGTTCGGCTACGGAGTCGGGGCACTGGCCGGGATGGCGGTGGGCGGCTACGCGGCCGATCGCTGGCCGCGCGGAGTACTGCTGGTGGGGTTCGGCGCGTTGTGCGTCGTTCTGGCCGCGATCGCGGTCGTCAGCCACCATGCCTTGTGGGTCGGCGCGCTGACCGTGCTGCTCGGACTGACCGGATTCGGCACGAATCCAGCACTGAACTCGCGGGTCTTCGCGCTCGGTGCATCTGCCCCGACGCTGACCGCGGCCGGAACCACCTCCGCGTTCAACGTCGGGATCGCTCTCGGCCCCTGGCTGGCCGGGATGGCCTTGACCGCCGGGTTCGGTTACCCGGTGGTGCCATGGATCGGCGCAGGTCTGGCCGTCATCGCCTTGGCGCTGCTCGCCGGTGATGCCGCGCTGGCTCGCGCTGCACGTCCCCGACCGAGTCCCCAGACTCTCGTGCCATGCCGGACCTGA
- a CDS encoding SDR family oxidoreductase, producing the protein MPSLIGKTALVTGASRGIGRAIALRLARDGARVGVHYGSRVDAAEQTVRQITETGGEAFAIPATLGVTGDASQLWEAFDGHADGLDILVNNAGILGERTAFDDLDESSYDEIFAVNTRAPVFITQQGLTRIRDNGRIVNISTRFTHGSRIPELLAYAMSKAAIDSFTATLAKHVAPHGITVNAVGPGSTDTDMNAARLASPEGRTAVAAQSPLNRVAQPDDVADIVAFLASDDSRWVTGQWIDASGGSML; encoded by the coding sequence GTGCCCTCTCTGATCGGCAAGACCGCCCTGGTGACCGGTGCCAGCCGGGGTATCGGCCGGGCCATCGCCCTTCGCCTGGCCCGCGACGGCGCCCGGGTCGGCGTGCACTACGGGAGCCGAGTAGACGCCGCCGAGCAGACCGTGCGGCAGATCACCGAAACCGGCGGAGAGGCGTTCGCCATTCCGGCGACACTCGGAGTCACCGGCGACGCATCGCAACTCTGGGAGGCCTTCGACGGCCACGCCGACGGCCTCGACATCCTGGTGAACAACGCCGGGATACTCGGTGAGCGAACCGCTTTCGACGACCTCGACGAATCGTCATACGACGAGATCTTCGCGGTGAACACGCGCGCGCCGGTCTTCATCACCCAGCAGGGATTGACCCGGATCCGCGACAACGGCCGCATCGTCAACATCTCGACGCGGTTCACCCACGGTTCCCGGATACCCGAACTACTCGCCTACGCGATGTCGAAAGCCGCCATCGATTCGTTCACCGCGACCCTGGCCAAACACGTTGCGCCACACGGGATCACGGTAAATGCCGTAGGGCCGGGAAGCACCGATACCGACATGAACGCGGCCCGACTGGCCTCGCCGGAGGGACGGACGGCGGTGGCCGCGCAGTCACCGTTGAACCGCGTCGCCCAGCCGGACGACGTCGCCGACATCGTCGCATTTCTCGCCTCCGACGACTCCCGGTGGGTGACCGGCCAATGGATCGACGCCAGCGGAGGGTCGATGCTCTGA